CTTAGGACGTTTAAATCCTTTAAGTAAGCTTTTGAGAGACAATTTGAGACCCTTCTATCAGATTTTATTTAGAGTAAAGCTCTACGATTACCTGTTCTTTAACCGGTAGATCGATATGGTGGCGCTCAGGCAATGCCGTTACGTCCCCGCCAAAGTTTGTGTAATCTGCCGATAACCAAGATGGAACTCCCTGCAATGACTGAGATAAACGAATGTTATCCGCAATGAAGGTAGAAGTTTTAAACTTGTCGCGAATTTCCACTTTATCACCTACGTTGAGTCTGTAGGAAGGAATATCCACTCTATCTCCGTTCACAAGAATATGTCTGTGAGCGATGAAGTTTCTCGCTTGGCGACGAGTTACCGCGAAACCAAGGCGATACAAAACGTTATCCAATCTTCTTTCCAGAAGTTGTAAAAGAATTTCACCGGTCACACCGTGAGCGTGAGAAGCTTCTTCATAATATCTACGGAATTGTTTTTCTAAAAGACCGTAAGCTCTTTTGAGTTTTTGTTTTTCGCGAAGCTGAGCGCCGTATTCCGACACTTTTCCTTTCCGCTTAGTAGGCATACCAGGAGGCCCTTTGCGGTGGAATTTATCTTTATTAAAAGTATAGCTCGACTTCAGGAAGAGATCAACTCCCTCCCTTCTCATGATTTTTACAACAGGACCTCTATATCTTGCCATCTTAAACTACCTTAGACCCTTCTTCTCTTACGTGGACGGCATCCATTGTGAGGCAATGGAGTAACATCCTTAATCATCTTAATGTTCAATCCTCTGGCAACCAAAGAACGAATCGCAGACTCGCGGCCAATGCCGGGTCCGGAAACCATTACATCTACTTCTTGAAGTCCAGCGGCATCCATAGCTTTTTCGGCCGCATTTCCCGCTGCGATCTGAGCCGCATACGGAGTGGATTTTTTGGATCCACGAAATCCCATTGCACCGGAAGTGGACCAAGAGATTGTATTCCCGGCCATATCGGTGATCGTTACGATCGTGTTATTGAAGGAAGCGGTGATATAAACTTTACCGCGAGGAACAACTTTCTTTTCCTTCTTTTTAACTTTCTTCTCTTTCTTGGTTTTCTTATCGTCAGCCATGATTACTTAGTTACCTTTTTCTTATTCGCTACAGTCTTCTTGCCGCCCTTTCTGGTTCTGGCATTGGTTCTGGTTCTTTGACCATTTACCGGAAGACCTCTTCTATGTCTGAGTCCTCTGTAGCATCCAATGTCCATCAAACGTTTGATGTTCAATTGGATTTCGGAGCGCAGGTCCCCTTCCACTTTTGCACTTTCTTCAATCGCCTTACGAATCGCCGCTTCTTGAGCCTCGTTAAGGTCCTTTACGCGAATCTTTTCGTCTACTCCGGCTTTTTTCAGAATTCCTCTCGATAAGGAATTTCCGATCCCGAAGATATAGGTTAATCCTATAACAACTCTTTTTTCTCTTGGAAGGTCAATACCTGCAATACGCGCCATATTTCTTATGCTTGCCTTTGTTTGTGTTTCGGATTGGTGCAGATCACGCGGATTACACCTTTTCTTCTGATAACCTTGCAGCTAGAGCAGATTTTCTTAACTGATGTTCTTACTTTCATAACAATTCCTACTTTTTGCGGTAAGTAATTCTTCCCTTAGAAAGGTCGTAAGGGGAGAGTTCTACCGTAACTTTATCACCCGGTAAAATCCGGATATAGTGCATTCTCATCTTTCCGGAAATATGTGCCAAAACTTTATGACCATTTTCCAATTCTACACGGAACATCGCGTTGGGCAGGGGCTCAAGTACGGTGCCATCGACTGTGATCGCTTCTTCCTTTGCCACTGATTAAGCTAGCTCCTTTTGAATCAAAGAAGTCACCTCTTCCAGGGACCCGACTCCGTTCACTTGAGATAGTTTCTTTTGTGCCGCGTAGTAGTCCAGAAGAGGAAGAGTCTTCTTGTTATAATTGTCCAGACGATTCTTGATCGTCGCTTCATTGTCGTCAGCGCGGCCTTCGATTTCCGCACGACTTAAAAGCCTCTTCAAAAGTTCCGAATCCGGAACCTGAAGATTGATCGCTTTATCGATCGACTTTCCTTCACTTTTTAAAAGAGAATCGAGAGCGTCCGCTTGTTCCACGGTTCTCGGAAAACCATCCAATAAAAATCCATTCTTACAATCCGATTCACGAATGCGATCTTTGATGATTCCGATTACAACACCATCGGGCACCAAATCACCTGCGTCCATGTAACGCTTTGCTTCGACTCCCATCGCGGTTTGATTTTTTACAGCGTCGCGTAAAATATCACCTGTGGAAATCTGAGGGATGGAAAGATTCTGACAAAGAATTTTTGCCTGAGTTCCTTTTCCAGCCCCGGGAGGCCCCATGAAAATAATATTCTTCATGAGATTGGTCTTAAGACCTTCCCTTAATTTTCGACTTCTTCATGAAGCCTTCATAATTTCTCATTAAAAGTTGAGACTCGATTTGTTTCAAAGTCTCCAGTGCAACCCCTACCATGATCAAAAGAGAAGTTCCACCGAAAGTATAAACCAAAGATCCGCCGCCCGAATTGGAGCTCAAATCTAAGAATTTGATGATGATATAAGGAGCCAGAGCCAGACCTGCCAGGAACATCGCGCCCGGAAGAGTAATTCTGTTTAACACTTTTTCGATATATTCTTTTGTATGAGAACCCGGACGAATCCCTGGAATGAACCCGCCGTATTTCTTCAAGTTCTCAGCCAACTCGGTCGGGTTGAACTGAATCGCAGTATAAAAATATGCGAAGAATACGATCAAAGAAGTATAGATGATAAAATAGAATAATGCGTGATACCAGATCTGGGAGAATGGATTGAAAAAGTCCATAATGATCGCCCAACCCGCCCACTGTTCGCTACTCGACGACAACCACTGAATGATCGTCTGTGGAAACAAGATCAAAGAAGAAGCAAAGATAATCGGCATTACGTTCGCGCCGTTTACTTTGAAAGGAATGGACTGGCTTTTCGCCTGAACCATCTTTCTTCCTACCATCTGTTTCCCGTATTGAAGAGGAACTTTTCTCACACCTTGTGTTAACAAAACGGTAAGAGAAATGAGAAGAATAAAAAGAATCAAAAGAATCAGTACATTCAGAGCGTC
This is a stretch of genomic DNA from Leptospira tipperaryensis. It encodes these proteins:
- the rpsM gene encoding 30S ribosomal protein S13, giving the protein MARIAGIDLPREKRVVIGLTYIFGIGNSLSRGILKKAGVDEKIRVKDLNEAQEAAIRKAIEESAKVEGDLRSEIQLNIKRLMDIGCYRGLRHRRGLPVNGQRTRTNARTRKGGKKTVANKKKVTK
- the rpsK gene encoding 30S ribosomal protein S11; amino-acid sequence: MADDKKTKKEKKVKKKEKKVVPRGKVYITASFNNTIVTITDMAGNTISWSTSGAMGFRGSKKSTPYAAQIAAGNAAEKAMDAAGLQEVDVMVSGPGIGRESAIRSLVARGLNIKMIKDVTPLPHNGCRPRKRRRV
- a CDS encoding adenylate kinase, giving the protein MKNIIFMGPPGAGKGTQAKILCQNLSIPQISTGDILRDAVKNQTAMGVEAKRYMDAGDLVPDGVVIGIIKDRIRESDCKNGFLLDGFPRTVEQADALDSLLKSEGKSIDKAINLQVPDSELLKRLLSRAEIEGRADDNEATIKNRLDNYNKKTLPLLDYYAAQKKLSQVNGVGSLEEVTSLIQKELA
- the secY gene encoding preprotein translocase subunit SecY, which codes for MLNTFKNIFRIPELRQKIIFTLSMLLLFRMGTHITIPGVNPVVVAGIANDPSSEGLLGMVDLFAGGALLKFSIFALGIMPYISSSIVMQLFMVLVPSLQKLQKEGEEGRKKIGQYTKYGTVILCAIQSLAVIQLAKGWSTGTELEPARYPGLINSGVIPYFYLIGILSITTGTVLLIWLGEQITERGIGNGISLLIFAGIIGRLPESMVQLFSTDTMDALNVLILLILFILLISLTVLLTQGVRKVPLQYGKQMVGRKMVQAKSQSIPFKVNGANVMPIIFASSLILFPQTIIQWLSSSSEQWAGWAIIMDFFNPFSQIWYHALFYFIIYTSLIVFFAYFYTAIQFNPTELAENLKKYGGFIPGIRPGSHTKEYIEKVLNRITLPGAMFLAGLALAPYIIIKFLDLSSNSGGGSLVYTFGGTSLLIMVGVALETLKQIESQLLMRNYEGFMKKSKIKGRS
- the rpsD gene encoding 30S ribosomal protein S4, giving the protein MARYRGPVVKIMRREGVDLFLKSSYTFNKDKFHRKGPPGMPTKRKGKVSEYGAQLREKQKLKRAYGLLEKQFRRYYEEASHAHGVTGEILLQLLERRLDNVLYRLGFAVTRRQARNFIAHRHILVNGDRVDIPSYRLNVGDKVEIRDKFKTSTFIADNIRLSQSLQGVPSWLSADYTNFGGDVTALPERHHIDLPVKEQVIVELYSK
- the rpmJ gene encoding 50S ribosomal protein L36; translated protein: MKVRTSVKKICSSCKVIRRKGVIRVICTNPKHKQRQA
- the infA gene encoding translation initiation factor IF-1 translates to MAKEEAITVDGTVLEPLPNAMFRVELENGHKVLAHISGKMRMHYIRILPGDKVTVELSPYDLSKGRITYRKK